One Novosphingobium sp. G106 DNA segment encodes these proteins:
- a CDS encoding asparagine synthase C-terminal domain-containing protein encodes MRLPRYLAVAAFRDPFGFKRSVAPIMAEAGLGLVFCAAGLQVYAQGPAPIVLPGDRGTILGPIFRQGGAMDRIVELDEIESGRVTAARGQALITEFWGDYIAFAANDHEVIVLRAPLSDLACCHTRHRGLLLLSSDIDLLARCGVAVDQPDWHEVACHLRTTGLRAPTTCISGIDELLWGNRMVVTMEEVRTEPAWSPWSFARAPRDEPAATLAARLRELTLSCVAAQVRDRDTIGAMLSGGLDSSILAACLTRAGPRLTCLNLPYGDANGDERSYARRVAAHLGVPLFEIEPEVDQVDIGRCDAIGLARPLARAFVQPARTAKHRLAASTGAGDVVDGSGGDSLFCSMQSAAPVADRLLRQGPGKGMVKTAIDMARLTGASLPQVLGLAWRRAFLRRRAYRWPIDDRLLSRDALARAAKPTHPWLKTPRGALPGAATHIANMIVVENLIEIADGPVAEWSPLMAQPLVEFCLSVPSWHWFDGGHNRALARQAFAELLPPEIVWRRDKGSPDGFLGEVFEANRKRLADLLIGGELDRAGLLDGEAILAALAPGLALRDYDYSRVLRIADVEAWARACRSTSAAASL; translated from the coding sequence GTGAGGCTTCCGCGTTATCTTGCCGTCGCGGCATTCCGCGATCCTTTCGGCTTCAAGCGCTCGGTCGCGCCGATCATGGCGGAGGCGGGCCTTGGGCTGGTCTTTTGCGCCGCTGGCCTCCAGGTCTACGCCCAAGGGCCGGCGCCGATCGTGCTGCCGGGCGACAGGGGGACGATCCTTGGTCCCATCTTTCGCCAGGGCGGAGCGATGGACCGCATTGTCGAGCTCGATGAGATCGAAAGCGGCCGCGTGACCGCGGCGCGCGGTCAGGCGCTGATCACCGAATTCTGGGGCGACTACATCGCCTTCGCCGCGAACGACCATGAAGTCATCGTTCTAAGAGCGCCGCTATCGGACCTGGCCTGTTGCCACACGCGGCACCGCGGTCTCCTCTTGCTTTCATCCGACATCGACCTGCTTGCACGCTGCGGCGTGGCCGTCGACCAGCCCGACTGGCACGAAGTAGCCTGCCACCTGCGCACGACCGGACTTCGCGCGCCCACAACCTGCATCAGCGGAATCGACGAGCTCCTGTGGGGCAACCGCATGGTCGTCACCATGGAGGAAGTCCGGACCGAACCAGCATGGAGCCCTTGGTCCTTTGCCCGCGCACCCCGCGACGAGCCGGCGGCTACCCTCGCCGCGCGGCTTCGCGAACTCACCTTGTCCTGTGTCGCGGCGCAGGTCCGCGATCGCGACACCATAGGTGCGATGCTGTCGGGCGGCCTCGATTCCTCGATTCTCGCGGCTTGCCTGACACGCGCCGGCCCTCGCCTTACCTGCCTGAACCTGCCCTACGGGGACGCCAATGGCGACGAGCGCAGCTACGCACGAAGGGTAGCGGCCCATCTCGGCGTTCCGCTGTTCGAGATCGAGCCCGAGGTCGACCAAGTCGATATAGGACGCTGCGACGCCATTGGCCTTGCTCGGCCCCTGGCCCGCGCCTTCGTCCAACCGGCACGCACCGCTAAGCACCGACTGGCCGCTTCGACGGGTGCCGGCGACGTAGTGGACGGAAGCGGCGGCGACAGTCTGTTCTGCTCGATGCAGTCGGCGGCACCCGTGGCCGACCGGCTGCTCCGGCAGGGACCAGGGAAAGGCATGGTCAAGACCGCGATCGACATGGCCCGGCTCACCGGGGCTAGCCTGCCGCAGGTTCTCGGCCTTGCCTGGCGCCGCGCTTTCCTTCGGCGCCGCGCCTACCGCTGGCCCATTGACGACCGGTTGCTCAGCCGCGATGCGCTCGCCCGCGCGGCCAAGCCGACGCATCCCTGGCTCAAGACGCCGCGCGGCGCACTGCCAGGCGCGGCGACGCACATTGCCAACATGATCGTCGTCGAAAACCTGATCGAGATCGCCGACGGCCCTGTCGCCGAATGGTCGCCGCTGATGGCACAGCCCCTCGTCGAATTCTGCCTGTCGGTGCCGAGCTGGCATTGGTTCGACGGCGGCCACAACCGTGCTCTTGCGCGACAAGCCTTCGCGGAGCTGCTGCCGCCAGAAATAGTCTGGCGCCGCGACAAAGGATCACCCGACGGATTCCTCGGCGAAGTCTTCGAAGCCAATCGCAAGCGGCTTGCCGACCTTCTCATCGGGGGCGAGCTCGACCGAGCGGGATTGCTCGACGGCGAGGCGATCCTGGCCGCCCTGGCTCCCGGCCTTGCCTTGCGTGACTACGACTACAGCCGCGTGCTGCGGATCGCCGACGTCGAGGCCTGGGCCCGGGCCTGCCGGAGCACCTCCGCCGCAGCTTCGCTCTAG
- a CDS encoding lasso peptide biosynthesis B2 protein, whose amino-acid sequence MPLHPDISFCRIQGEFVFLDLAQDRYFSLGHELAGDFAAVISGAADPQTCAVFEKLGIVVPGHGHSGGQPLLACASDTPRASLLDLSRGSTSAGRLLRLTLAFAVMRAKLSRHGIAGPAGELAAARGSAAPPRDNAELGATATAYDWFSLLRGAHNLCLPHSLVLATDLARKGFAAHVVLGVQLRPFAAHCWVECQGHLVNDRFDRVRSYTPIRRL is encoded by the coding sequence ATGCCACTTCACCCCGACATTTCATTTTGCCGTATCCAAGGCGAGTTCGTCTTCCTCGACCTGGCGCAAGATCGCTATTTCAGCCTTGGCCATGAGCTCGCCGGCGATTTCGCGGCTGTTATCTCTGGCGCTGCCGACCCGCAAACATGCGCGGTGTTCGAGAAGCTCGGCATAGTCGTACCCGGACACGGCCATTCCGGCGGCCAGCCCCTTCTCGCCTGCGCGTCCGACACGCCCAGGGCGAGCCTGCTCGATCTTTCCAGGGGATCGACATCGGCCGGCCGACTGCTGCGACTGACCTTGGCCTTTGCGGTCATGCGCGCCAAGCTCAGCCGCCACGGTATAGCGGGACCAGCAGGCGAACTGGCCGCGGCGCGCGGCAGCGCAGCCCCGCCCCGGGACAATGCAGAACTGGGCGCAACTGCGACGGCCTATGACTGGTTCAGCCTGCTGCGAGGAGCGCACAATCTGTGCCTGCCCCACTCCCTCGTTCTGGCGACCGACCTCGCTCGCAAAGGTTTCGCGGCCCATGTCGTTCTCGGCGTGCAGCTGCGTCCGTTCGCGGCGCATTGCTGGGTCGAATGCCAGGGACACCTGGTCAACGACCGGTTCGATCGCGTGCGCTCCTATACCCCGATCCGGCGGCTGTGA
- a CDS encoding benenodin family lasso peptide yields MEREHDTAEVIELGTASAETKGVLGQKTDQGFNLIPQGMTDD; encoded by the coding sequence ATGGAACGTGAACATGACACCGCCGAAGTGATCGAACTCGGCACGGCCAGCGCCGAAACCAAGGGGGTCCTCGGCCAGAAGACCGACCAGGGCTTCAATCTCATCCCGCAGGGCATGACCGACGACTGA
- a CDS encoding GntR family transcriptional regulator produces MSPGQTTDRIYDLVKRQVMTGERRPGEHLDPARLAADLHASTTPVRDALHQLYAQRLIEAWPREGFKVPTPTESGLRDLYAWNGDLLVIVLRGKSLDRKSGALPSPVTAPEDGARSIFAAMAAAFGNGEHRHAIGEASDRLHLARLAEVQVLSGMVEELTTITTAWSLGCLSDLRAAIARYHRRRQRSVSAIVARMIAPAPDAKQ; encoded by the coding sequence ATGAGCCCCGGTCAGACAACCGACCGGATCTACGATCTCGTCAAGAGGCAGGTCATGACCGGCGAGCGGCGGCCGGGGGAACATCTCGATCCGGCGCGACTGGCCGCCGATCTCCATGCGAGCACAACGCCGGTTCGCGACGCACTGCACCAGCTCTACGCCCAGCGCCTGATAGAGGCCTGGCCGCGCGAGGGCTTCAAGGTGCCGACACCGACCGAAAGCGGCCTGCGCGATCTCTATGCGTGGAACGGCGACCTGCTGGTCATTGTCCTTCGCGGCAAGAGCCTCGATCGGAAGAGCGGCGCGCTTCCGTCCCCGGTGACCGCCCCGGAAGACGGCGCAAGATCGATCTTCGCGGCGATGGCCGCCGCTTTCGGCAACGGCGAGCATCGCCATGCGATCGGTGAGGCCAGCGACCGCCTGCATCTGGCACGCCTGGCGGAAGTCCAGGTCTTGTCCGGGATGGTCGAGGAGTTGACCACGATCACGACGGCCTGGTCGCTTGGCTGCCTGTCAGATCTGCGCGCGGCGATCGCACGCTACCACCGCCGACGGCAACGTAGCGTATCCGCGATAGTCGCGCGGATGATCGCTCCGGCGCCGGACGCAAAGCAGTAG
- a CDS encoding phytanoyl-CoA dioxygenase family protein — protein MSAALGTAGKAAVNAAVNAGDSADFAAGPEAASWLEQLNRNGYCIVPGLLPRETMLDLDREVAERFLDTPFSRGDFYGERTKRFGRLLMRAAVAPLLAEHPAILAIARALLGPYCDTIQLNVMQAIEIHPGEIAQVPHRDQDMWHGPKGEIEYLLNVMWPLTPFREENGATVIWPQSHGAAALAEPYDRAGHVAQCDPGDAILFLGSSLHAAGANRSTAPRRGIVAGYSLGWLKPYENLWLAYPPEAARHFSPNLAALAGYRQHRPNLGNVDGQCPSRLLGGDPGTPVAATDALMPEQQAMVAQHAARERARQGPPLP, from the coding sequence ATGAGCGCGGCCCTCGGCACGGCGGGCAAGGCGGCCGTCAACGCAGCCGTCAACGCGGGCGACAGCGCCGACTTCGCCGCAGGGCCGGAAGCGGCCAGCTGGCTCGAGCAACTGAACCGAAACGGATACTGCATCGTCCCGGGTCTTCTCCCGCGCGAAACCATGTTGGATCTCGATCGCGAGGTCGCCGAGCGTTTCCTCGACACGCCGTTCAGCCGGGGCGATTTCTACGGGGAGCGCACCAAGCGGTTCGGCCGGCTGCTGATGCGCGCCGCGGTGGCGCCGCTGCTCGCCGAACACCCGGCGATCCTCGCGATCGCCCGCGCGCTGCTGGGGCCCTATTGCGACACGATCCAGCTGAACGTCATGCAGGCCATCGAGATCCACCCCGGCGAGATCGCCCAGGTTCCGCACCGCGATCAGGACATGTGGCACGGCCCCAAGGGGGAAATCGAATACCTGCTCAACGTCATGTGGCCGCTGACGCCGTTTCGCGAAGAGAACGGCGCGACCGTCATCTGGCCGCAGTCGCATGGCGCTGCCGCTCTGGCCGAGCCCTACGACAGGGCAGGCCATGTTGCGCAATGCGATCCGGGCGACGCGATCCTGTTTCTCGGTTCCTCGCTTCATGCCGCGGGCGCGAACCGCAGTACCGCTCCGCGAAGGGGCATCGTCGCCGGCTATTCACTGGGGTGGCTCAAGCCCTACGAGAACCTCTGGCTCGCCTATCCGCCCGAGGCGGCGCGCCATTTTTCGCCGAACCTCGCCGCATTGGCCGGCTATCGGCAGCACCGTCCGAACCTCGGCAACGTCGACGGCCAATGCCCCTCGCGGCTGCTCGGCGGGGACCCGGGCACACCCGTCGCGGCAACCGACGCGCTGATGCCCGAGCAGCAAGCCATGGTGGCACAGCACGCCGCGCGCGAGCGGGCGCGGCAAGGTCCGCCGTTACCATGA
- a CDS encoding acyl-homoserine-lactone synthase, translated as MIHTLDHMSEAEGAVLRAMFEARKHVFVDLLKWDIPVLAGTWELDQFDDREATYLIISDGNGGHFASSRLLKTVGPHILGELYPDLVDGEVPSGANILEITRFCLDRSLRAAERRHARDRLVTALTAYAIEHGITAYTGVAEIGWFRQIANFGWRCALLGLPRIVEGRTLVAMRIEIDHETPELLAAGGIWTVPAWQPSGMAPELRA; from the coding sequence ATGATTCATACCCTCGATCACATGAGCGAAGCGGAGGGCGCGGTGCTTCGCGCCATGTTCGAAGCTCGCAAACATGTTTTTGTCGACCTGCTGAAATGGGACATACCGGTTCTGGCAGGTACCTGGGAACTCGATCAATTCGACGACCGCGAAGCGACCTATCTCATTATTTCCGATGGCAATGGCGGCCATTTCGCCTCTTCAAGGCTGCTCAAGACGGTCGGTCCGCACATTCTCGGCGAGCTCTATCCCGACCTCGTCGACGGCGAGGTGCCGAGCGGAGCTAACATTCTCGAGATCACGCGCTTTTGCCTCGATCGCTCGCTGCGCGCGGCCGAGCGCCGGCATGCGCGCGACCGCTTGGTGACAGCTCTGACCGCCTACGCGATCGAGCACGGCATTACAGCCTACACCGGCGTGGCCGAGATCGGCTGGTTCCGGCAGATCGCCAACTTCGGCTGGCGCTGCGCGCTGCTCGGTCTGCCGCGGATCGTCGAAGGCCGGACGCTGGTGGCCATGCGGATCGAGATCGACCACGAGACGCCCGAGCTGCTCGCCGCCGGCGGCATCTGGACGGTACCGGCCTGGCAGCCCTCGGGCATGGCGCCGGAGCTGCGGGCATGA
- a CDS encoding LuxR family transcriptional regulator translates to MSTDALYDALAEASEWLGARYFALSHHVDFVAAPRALRIHNYPDGWEAWYDQRSLGLSDPIHRASHRMASGFFWNDVPDIIQINGADRHVLGLGKQIGLGDGVTVPVHVPGEARGSCSFVAESGAKLPRGTLLLAQSIGAFAFDRMRWLQRRAAGDPLPRLSKRQRQCIALAGQGLSNPEIALRLGIGVQSVMEHLREARAKLGVGSRCELVVGSLKMGDLCFDDMPPRAAYG, encoded by the coding sequence ATGTCGACGGACGCTCTGTACGATGCCTTGGCCGAAGCCAGCGAATGGCTGGGTGCACGTTACTTTGCCTTGTCTCACCACGTCGACTTCGTAGCCGCACCGAGAGCCCTGCGAATCCACAACTATCCGGACGGCTGGGAGGCGTGGTACGATCAGCGCAGTCTCGGGCTCAGCGATCCGATCCACCGCGCCAGCCACCGCATGGCCAGCGGGTTTTTCTGGAACGATGTACCCGATATCATCCAGATCAATGGTGCCGATCGCCACGTGCTGGGGCTTGGCAAGCAGATCGGACTTGGCGACGGCGTCACAGTCCCGGTGCATGTCCCGGGCGAGGCGCGCGGATCCTGCAGCTTCGTCGCGGAATCCGGCGCCAAGCTGCCGCGCGGTACGCTGCTCCTGGCGCAGTCGATCGGGGCTTTCGCTTTCGATCGCATGCGCTGGCTCCAGCGGCGGGCTGCGGGAGACCCGCTGCCGCGGCTCAGCAAGCGTCAGAGGCAGTGCATTGCCCTGGCAGGACAGGGCCTCAGCAATCCGGAAATCGCGCTGCGCCTCGGCATCGGAGTGCAAAGCGTCATGGAGCATCTGCGCGAGGCGCGCGCGAAACTGGGGGTCGGTTCGCGCTGCGAACTGGTCGTCGGCTCGCTCAAAATGGGCGATCTGTGCTTCGATGACATGCCGCCACGCGCGGCCTACGGATAG
- a CDS encoding LuxR family transcriptional regulator, with protein MSLHRVIEQFANRSRRCSNTIDLFALIEAAAREIRFPRVALAHGMAFRRPGRHLIRMDNYGDWADLFVERQYYLADPATLAGLQTSSAFAWGQIPQLLTLTRQQRRILEEAQRFGLHSGYTIPIGVIGEPHGSCSFVAAGPDLPSKWHCRAAALIGADAFGEARRLHGLPGRAKQLPRLSDRKLQCLELLAIGKTDVEIAIILGIKETTVRTYMAQLRQDFGVVSRTQLAVEALRFGLIDYGDAIPQG; from the coding sequence ATGAGCCTCCACCGTGTGATTGAGCAATTCGCGAACCGATCGCGCCGTTGTTCGAATACCATCGATCTGTTTGCCCTGATCGAAGCCGCAGCCCGGGAAATACGTTTCCCGCGAGTCGCCCTGGCTCATGGAATGGCATTTCGCCGACCAGGCCGGCACCTCATCCGCATGGATAACTACGGAGATTGGGCCGATCTTTTCGTCGAGCGCCAATACTATCTTGCCGATCCGGCCACGCTCGCCGGGCTGCAGACCAGTTCAGCCTTTGCTTGGGGGCAAATTCCGCAATTGCTGACGCTGACGCGGCAGCAACGCAGAATTCTTGAGGAAGCCCAGCGGTTCGGTCTGCATTCCGGTTACACGATCCCGATCGGCGTGATCGGGGAGCCGCATGGTTCCTGCTCGTTCGTCGCCGCCGGTCCCGACCTGCCGTCGAAGTGGCATTGCCGCGCCGCCGCGTTGATCGGCGCCGATGCCTTCGGGGAGGCCCGGCGGCTGCATGGCCTTCCCGGACGCGCCAAACAGCTGCCCCGGCTCAGCGACAGAAAGCTCCAATGCCTCGAACTCCTGGCGATCGGCAAGACCGATGTCGAAATCGCCATCATCCTCGGGATAAAGGAGACGACCGTTCGGACCTACATGGCCCAGCTGCGCCAGGACTTCGGCGTCGTGAGCCGGACCCAGCTAGCGGTCGAAGCCCTGCGCTTCGGTCTGATCGACTACGGTGACGCAATTCCTCAAGGTTGA
- a CDS encoding transcriptional regulator domain-containing protein, giving the protein MDAGAPLADWRSGQDYAALAQGDRRTFAWEWLRRSAAYCQACQEACQSGSAAAGFGLHRLEPATGDISAARPVWRAQVDPHVAVAAAIPGTDDNDTFDFARLAAFAKCVGGPGGAEHWLWSSGARQIRLDVVAGTLHAGPVRLDYRLSGFGSALPAMAAIARLIALARTGSFAAGLFPTERRAHRWALVLRTHDALVAGASQREIAEHLFGLGKLPRWRIEAPSWRQRAQRLVVAARQAAGIEPYRWLDGTWP; this is encoded by the coding sequence GTGGATGCAGGGGCACCGCTGGCCGACTGGCGATCCGGTCAAGACTATGCGGCGCTCGCCCAGGGCGATCGGCGCACTTTTGCCTGGGAGTGGCTGCGCCGCTCGGCCGCCTATTGCCAGGCTTGCCAGGAAGCATGTCAGTCGGGGAGCGCCGCCGCCGGATTCGGGCTCCATCGGTTGGAGCCAGCCACTGGTGATATTTCGGCTGCGCGGCCGGTCTGGCGCGCGCAGGTCGACCCCCATGTCGCGGTTGCCGCGGCGATTCCGGGCACAGACGATAACGACACTTTCGATTTTGCGCGTCTCGCGGCTTTCGCCAAATGTGTGGGCGGACCGGGCGGAGCCGAGCATTGGCTGTGGTCGAGCGGCGCGCGGCAGATCCGCCTCGATGTCGTCGCCGGAACCTTGCACGCTGGACCTGTCCGGCTCGACTACCGCCTGAGCGGGTTCGGGTCGGCCCTGCCGGCCATGGCCGCGATCGCGCGGCTCATCGCGCTCGCGCGCACCGGCTCCTTTGCCGCGGGACTGTTTCCAACGGAGCGCCGCGCGCATCGCTGGGCACTGGTCCTGCGAACCCATGACGCCCTGGTGGCCGGCGCCTCGCAGCGCGAAATCGCCGAGCATCTTTTCGGGCTCGGAAAACTCCCGCGCTGGCGCATCGAGGCGCCGTCCTGGCGGCAGCGTGCTCAGCGCCTGGTCGTCGCTGCCCGGCAAGCCGCCGGGATCGAGCCGTACCGGTGGCTCGATGGCACATGGCCGTGA
- a CDS encoding DUF2958 domain-containing protein has product MPPHLRFALRANDIERRAAMRDDKSAPDPLPVVKLFNPLGAATWLATELAEDGDTLFGLADLGFGCPELGSFSLSEIADVRLPFGLRIERDLLFCTDRPLSAWAAMARRMGSLLQAEFEFRRAAVIKLRPGK; this is encoded by the coding sequence TTGCCCCCCCATCTTCGCTTCGCCTTGCGCGCGAACGACATCGAACGCCGCGCTGCCATGCGCGACGACAAATCCGCGCCCGACCCGCTGCCCGTGGTAAAGCTGTTCAATCCGCTGGGCGCGGCGACATGGCTGGCGACCGAACTGGCCGAGGACGGCGATACGCTGTTCGGTCTTGCCGATCTGGGTTTCGGCTGTCCCGAGCTGGGCTCGTTCAGCCTTTCCGAAATCGCCGATGTCCGCTTGCCGTTCGGGCTGCGGATCGAGCGCGACCTGCTGTTCTGCACCGACCGGCCGCTCAGCGCATGGGCCGCCATGGCCCGCCGCATGGGCTCGCTGCTCCAGGCCGAATTCGAATTCCGCCGCGCGGCGGTCATCAAGCTTCGCCCAGGCAAGTAA
- a CDS encoding ParB N-terminal domain-containing protein, with protein MKLDFIDISKLSVSKANMRYAKKAPDVSDILPTVRRRGIIQPLIVRPVPNAGRAGPVEFVQSQDGQGSASDSGLFEILAGARRFHAARIVAEEKTGLAEALPCAILDEGDDAAAIEASLIENLARLDPDEVTQWETFTRLVREGRKPEDIAETFGLPDPMIRRILALGNLLPRIRDLYRAEQIDRNTVRHLTMASKSQQKAWLALHDDADAYVPTGHQLKAWLFGGQSIKASHALFDIAAAGCVVVSDLFGEDSYFADPDAFWTAQNAAVEARRGLYLEAGWSDVVIVGSSASGSERFHAWEYEKVAKRKGGRIYIEVRPSGEVTFHEGYLSRKEARRAQQGGGKGAGETGGESESAFKAPRGEITQAMQIYLDLHRHAAVRAAMTGHPGLALRLLVAHAICGTHLFRVTPEPQTTRNEAVRESVETAPAEARFDEKRRAMLDLLAFDPDTPTLCGGNGGTFASGAGYGGDLVGLFLRLLELPDMAVMDLVAVVMGEALASGSPAIEAVGIELGVDMAGYWQADPAFFELIRDREVLGRIVADLAGETVAAANAGEKTKTLKRIAAEHLAGEGGRAKVEGWVPRWMAFPPSAYTARGGVGTVSAHGVLEAARQASAASENEAVGDPSIAEVDERFAA; from the coding sequence ATGAAACTCGACTTCATCGACATAAGCAAGCTCAGCGTGAGCAAGGCCAATATGCGCTACGCCAAAAAGGCCCCGGACGTATCGGACATCCTGCCGACCGTGCGCCGGCGCGGCATCATCCAGCCGCTGATCGTGCGTCCGGTCCCCAACGCCGGGCGTGCCGGGCCTGTCGAATTTGTCCAGTCGCAGGATGGCCAAGGTTCGGCGAGCGATTCTGGCCTTTTCGAAATACTTGCCGGTGCCCGGCGCTTCCACGCGGCGCGGATCGTCGCCGAGGAGAAGACCGGTCTGGCCGAGGCGCTGCCTTGCGCCATTCTCGACGAAGGCGACGATGCCGCCGCCATCGAAGCCTCGCTGATCGAGAACCTCGCGCGGCTCGATCCCGACGAGGTGACCCAGTGGGAGACCTTCACCCGGCTGGTTCGCGAAGGCCGCAAGCCCGAGGACATCGCCGAGACCTTCGGTTTGCCCGATCCGATGATCCGGCGGATTCTCGCGCTCGGCAATCTGCTGCCGCGCATCCGCGATCTTTACCGCGCCGAGCAGATCGACCGGAACACCGTCCGCCATCTGACCATGGCGAGCAAGAGCCAGCAGAAGGCATGGCTGGCACTCCACGACGACGCAGATGCCTATGTCCCGACCGGGCATCAGCTCAAGGCATGGCTGTTCGGCGGGCAGTCGATCAAGGCGAGCCATGCCCTGTTCGACATCGCCGCGGCGGGCTGCGTCGTCGTGTCGGACCTGTTCGGCGAGGATAGCTATTTCGCCGATCCCGATGCCTTCTGGACGGCTCAGAACGCTGCCGTCGAGGCAAGGCGCGGCCTCTACCTCGAGGCCGGGTGGAGCGATGTCGTCATCGTCGGGTCAAGCGCCAGCGGGTCCGAGCGCTTCCATGCTTGGGAATACGAGAAAGTCGCCAAGCGCAAGGGCGGACGCATCTATATAGAGGTCCGGCCCAGCGGCGAAGTCACCTTCCATGAAGGCTATCTCAGTCGCAAGGAGGCTCGCCGCGCGCAGCAGGGCGGCGGCAAGGGGGCAGGCGAGACTGGCGGCGAGAGCGAAAGCGCCTTCAAGGCGCCGCGCGGCGAGATCACGCAGGCAATGCAGATATATCTTGATCTGCATCGGCATGCTGCTGTGAGAGCCGCGATGACCGGGCATCCCGGCCTCGCGCTGCGCCTTCTGGTCGCCCATGCGATCTGCGGTACGCACCTGTTTCGCGTGACGCCCGAACCGCAGACCACCCGGAACGAGGCGGTGCGCGAGTCGGTCGAAACCGCCCCGGCGGAAGCCCGGTTCGACGAGAAGCGGCGCGCGATGCTCGACTTACTCGCCTTCGATCCCGACACGCCGACCCTCTGCGGCGGTAATGGCGGCACCTTCGCAAGCGGCGCCGGATATGGCGGCGACCTGGTAGGTCTGTTCCTGCGGCTGCTCGAACTTCCCGATATGGCGGTCATGGACCTCGTCGCCGTGGTCATGGGCGAGGCGCTGGCGAGCGGCAGCCCCGCCATCGAAGCCGTGGGGATCGAACTCGGCGTCGACATGGCCGGCTACTGGCAGGCGGACCCGGCCTTTTTCGAGCTGATCCGCGACCGGGAAGTACTGGGCCGGATCGTTGCCGATCTGGCCGGCGAAACCGTCGCCGCCGCCAATGCCGGCGAGAAGACCAAGACCCTGAAACGGATCGCCGCCGAACATCTGGCTGGCGAGGGCGGACGCGCCAAGGTCGAGGGCTGGGTGCCCAGATGGATGGCCTTTCCCCCCAGCGCCTATACCGCGCGCGGCGGCGTCGGCACCGTCAGTGCCCATGGCGTGCTTGAAGCGGCGCGGCAGGCAAGCGCCGCATCGGAAAACGAGGCGGTGGGCGATCCATCGATCGCCGAAGTAGACGAGCGCTTCGCAGCGTGA
- a CDS encoding Lar family restriction alleviation protein, with the protein MPNSEVSRRAVADETGIALTACPFCASSNVGFYEHVYAKHFAVKCNLCGAEGPQRSSPEEAGRLWNRRVQA; encoded by the coding sequence ATGCCGAATAGCGAGGTTTCCCGACGCGCAGTAGCCGACGAGACCGGCATCGCATTGACGGCTTGTCCGTTCTGCGCCTCTTCGAATGTCGGGTTCTACGAGCATGTCTATGCCAAGCACTTCGCGGTGAAGTGCAATCTGTGCGGCGCCGAAGGGCCGCAGCGTTCGTCGCCGGAGGAAGCCGGGCGGCTGTGGAACCGACGCGTGCAGGCGTGA
- a CDS encoding MucR family transcriptional regulator produces the protein MDHTTLIELTADIVSAHLGHNRVDLADVPRVIDAVYVALADAAQSATTPIEARPEPAVPIRSSLKADAIVCLACGARMKMLKRHLRVDHDQSPADYRTRWDLPHDYPMVALAYSETRRAIARETGLGRKAVVRQFEGNQTAAPTGPAELEPEAAIAHAE, from the coding sequence ATGGACCACACCACCCTTATCGAGCTGACGGCAGACATCGTCTCGGCCCACCTCGGTCACAACCGTGTCGATCTCGCCGATGTGCCGCGGGTCATCGATGCGGTCTACGTCGCGCTGGCAGATGCCGCGCAGTCCGCGACCACCCCTATTGAAGCAAGGCCCGAGCCCGCCGTCCCGATCCGTTCCTCGCTGAAGGCCGACGCGATTGTCTGTCTGGCATGCGGCGCCCGGATGAAAATGCTCAAGCGCCACTTGCGGGTCGACCATGACCAGTCGCCAGCCGACTACCGGACCCGGTGGGACCTGCCGCACGACTATCCTATGGTCGCTCTCGCCTATTCCGAAACGCGCCGTGCCATCGCCCGGGAAACCGGCCTAGGGCGCAAGGCGGTCGTCAGGCAATTCGAAGGGAACCAGACCGCCGCTCCGACGGGGCCGGCGGAACTGGAACCGGAAGCCGCCATTGCCCATGCCGAATAG